Within Triticum dicoccoides isolate Atlit2015 ecotype Zavitan chromosome 1B, WEW_v2.0, whole genome shotgun sequence, the genomic segment ATAAATGAGGTATATTTTaaacatttttcgtatacatgtaaaatatttttcaaatacacattGAAAACATTTTTACAGtgtataaacattttttaaaatcacgaatatttttttgaaaataaatatttttgaaaataaattttattcataatAACACGTCCATTTTTTGAATAGTACAATTTTTTTTCTATAAACATGACATTGTTGCGAACCAACATGTGGTCAGATGGTTAGAAGGACAGTTATATCCCATCCCAACAGGTTTTATTCATAAACTTGATATTGATGCTCACATTATAGACGTTTCGTCTACAGCGAGACTTCTTTGATGACTTCGTAAATGTACTATGCTGGTGGCTCAGTCTTTCGACGTGCTCATACGGATATGTTGTGTATGTGTGTGCTCATAGAGGTGGATGTATGATTGTGTGTGAGCGACTTCGATTGTACAATTATATTATAAAAGAAAACATTTGTTTCTAGTACATTGCTGTAATAAACAATTTTTTACAACGCTGGGCTGGGTCTACCCTCTGCCTCTCCGTCACATCGTCTCTCCGGAAGAAAAAAAAAACACGTTCCCCAATTCTGCTTCTATCCAGAAGAAAAAAAAAACACGTTCCCAAATCCTGAAATCCCCCACACTCCCAGCAACCACCCCAACCCCTCGTGCGCGCCAACCGCCGGCCGGCCatggaggacgcggcggcggcggccgtcccCGGAGCGCACGCGTCGGCGAGCCGCCGATCCGACGACCGGCAAGCGCCGCTGTGGAGTCCCGGCCCCCGGGAGCAACAGAGAAGCGTCGACGATCTTATCAGCCACCTCCCCGACGACGTCCTCGGcgccgtcgtctccctcctccccaCCAAGGACGGCGCGCGCACGCAGGTCCTCTCGcgccggtggcgccccctctggcgctcgtCCGCGGCGCCGCTCAACCTGTCGATCGAccgccgcttctgcgcgggcgacgcCCGCAAGCACGTCGCCGTCGTCTCCAGGATCCTCTCCGACCACCCCGGCCCCGCCCGCCGGTTCTCGCTCCGCCGGGCCTTCCCGCCAGGCCAGATCGACCGCTGGCTCCGGTCCGGGTCGCTCGCCCGCCTGCAGGATCTCGAAATCGCCTACACCAAAGTGCACGGGGACGCATGCCACCCGATGCCACCGGCCGCGCTCTGCTTCGCGCCGACGCTCCGCGCGGCCAAGTTCGGCGGCTGTGAGTTCCCCGAGTTGACCGCGCCGTCCCCGAAGTTTCCGCGCCTCAAGCAGCTCACCCTGTGCCGCGTCAGCATATCGGAGGACTCTCTCCACGGCATGCTCTCCGGCTGCATTGCCTTGGAAAGCCTTTCGCTGGACCGGAACATCGGCGTCGGCCGCCTCTGCATCAGCTCACCGACGGTTAGGCGCTTCAGCTTCTCTCCTCATCGGGACAAACAAGGTATCCTCACTTGCCAAGAGCTGCTCGTCCAGGACGTCCCGTGCCTTGAGAGGTTAATACTACATGATTCACACATTGGTCCGACGACCATCCGGATAACCGGGGCACCTAAACTGGAGCTGTTGGGGTTGTTGTCTCATGGCATATCTACACTTAAGCCTGGAACCACAGTTCTCCAGGTAGGCCAATGGCGCATTCGACATTCCTATATACTACAAGCTATCATTCTTATTCACACTTGTTTTATTTTCCTCCAGAAAACGATCGATGTCAGCTTGACAACCATAATGCATAAAGTGAAGATTTTGGTTGTTGACTCTATTGGCCCCAATCTAGATGCAATTGTTGGCCTACTCAAGTGCTTCACTTTCTTAGAGAGACTATACGTCATTGTGAGTATGCAAACTTCTTCTGTCTTTAAATATGAAAATCAACATTGGGTTAGACTTAATCACGACCCGTTGAACTGTTGTGTATGTGTTACTAATTCAGTTCTTTAGTGACTGCCTTTATATTATTTCGTTCTTCTGTCTGCAGTCCCACCCACAGGAGGATATGAATAATGTGCGCAAGTATGACCCACTGGATCCAATTGAATGCCTGGAACTCCATCTAAAAAAAGTGGTATTGAAGAATTACGATGGTAACCGGACACAAGTTATTCACTTTGCCCAGTTCTTTGTTTTGAATGCAAAAGTGCTCAAGGAAATGGAAATTGGAGTTGTCAACCGCTGCAACAGCAAATGGATGCGCTTTCAACGTAAACGGTTACAAGTGGGGAATAGAGCTTCTCGAGATGCACAGATTGAACTAAAATGGGATACAAAGAAGAGCTTCAAATACCATGGCTTTTCCGAGGCTGATCCCTTTGACATGTCCTCATGTTGACACTTGATACGGTTGTGTTAGGTAGTCTTTCCAGAGATCGTGTCGCAG encodes:
- the LOC119349626 gene encoding F-box/FBD/LRR-repeat protein At3g26920-like, encoding MEDAAAAAVPGAHASASRRSDDRQAPLWSPGPREQQRSVDDLISHLPDDVLGAVVSLLPTKDGARTQVLSRRWRPLWRSSAAPLNLSIDRRFCAGDARKHVAVVSRILSDHPGPARRFSLRRAFPPGQIDRWLRSGSLARLQDLEIAYTKVHGDACHPMPPAALCFAPTLRAAKFGGCEFPELTAPSPKFPRLKQLTLCRVSISEDSLHGMLSGCIALESLSLDRNIGVGRLCISSPTVRRFSFSPHRDKQGILTCQELLVQDVPCLERLILHDSHIGPTTIRITGAPKLELLGLLSHGISTLKPGTTVLQKTIDVSLTTIMHKVKILVVDSIGPNLDAIVGLLKCFTFLERLYVISHPQEDMNNVRKYDPLDPIECLELHLKKVVLKNYDGNRTQVIHFAQFFVLNAKVLKEMEIGVVNRCNSKWMRFQRKRLQVGNRASRDAQIELKWDTKKSFKYHGFSEADPFDMSSC